Sequence from the Lysobacter solisilvae genome:
CGCGCACGAGGCCGGCACGCCGGTGCTGATGCGCTTCACCTGGGACTGCAGCCACGCCACCGTGGCGCACTGGCAGCAGGCCTTCTCCACCGACGAGGGCGCCAGCTGGGAGACCAACTGGCACATGTGGCTGCGCCGGCTCGGCGACGACGGCCGCCTGCTGCACCACGACGCGGTGGTCGAACTGCGCCAGTACACGATGCAGCCCGGCCAGCGCGACGCGCTGGTGGCCCTGTTCGAGCGCGAGTTCATCGAACCGCAGGAAACGGTGGGCATGCACGTGATCGGGCAGTTCCAGGACCTGGACGACCCCGACCGCTTCGTCTGGCTGCGCGGGTTTCCCTCGATGCCGGCGCGCCGTGACGCGCTCGACGCGTTCTATTCCGGCCACGCGTGGCAGCGCCACCGCACGGCGGCGAACGCGACGATCGTCGACAACGACGACGTGCTGCTGCTGCGGCCGGTCGCGGCCGACAGTGGCCTGGCGGCGGCGCAACCGCGGGCCGCCGACGGCGACGCGGTGCGCCCGGCCGGCGCGCTGGGCGTGGGCATCTGCGCGCTCGCGCCGGACCAGGGACCGGAGCAGGCGCAGGCCTTCGCCGACCGCTTCGCCCGCGACTGGGCGCCGCGGCTGCGCGAGGCCGGCGCGCAGGTCCTCGCCACCTTGGTGACCGAGGCGGCCGCCAACACCTACCCGCGCCTGCCGGTGCGCGAGGGCGAGCGGGTGTTCGTGTGGCTGGCGCGCTTCGACGACGTCGCCGCGCTCGATGGCGGCCTGGCGCAGCTGCGCGGGGATGCGGCGTGGCGCGAAGCGATCGCCGCCGCGCTGCTCGATGAGCTCGCCGCCGTCCCGCAGTGGCTGCGGCTGGCGCCGACGGCCCGCTCGGAACTGCGCTGAGGCATGCCCGATGAGCCGCCGACGCGAGGCGCGATCCTGCGCACACCGATTGAACGCCCCGCGGCGGCGGTTGATCATGTGCAATGCGCCGCGCCGACCGTCTGTTCCTGCTGATCCACGCCCTGCGCGGCCGGCGCAGCGCGATCACTGCCGTGCAGCTGGCCACCACGCTGCAGGTCTCGCCGCGCACGGTCTACCGTGATGTCGCCGACCTGCAGCTGTCGGGCGTGCCGATCGAAGGCGAGGCGGGCGTCGGTTACGTCCTGCGCAAGGGCGCGGACATCCCGCCGCTGATGTTCAACGCCGAGGAACTGGAGGCGCTGGTCGTGGGCACGCGGTTCGTGCGGGCCTTCGGTGGCGAGCGCCTCGGCCGGGGCGCGACGGCCGCGCTGCTGAAGATCGAGGCCGTGCTGCCGCCGGAGCTGCGCGAACGCAGCCAGCGGACGCGGATCTTCGCGCCGGAGGTCGGCGACCGGATCGAGAACACGGGCCTGATCGATGCCCTGCACGCGGCCATTGGCGCGATGCAGGTGTTGCGGCTGGACTACCGGGACGGCCAGGGCGCGGTCAGCGCACGCGAGGTCGAGCCGCTCGCGCTCGCCTTCTGGGGCGGCACCTTGACGCTCGGCGCCTGGTGCCGGCTGCGCGGGGACTTCCGCAACTTCCGCCCGGACCGCATCGTCCGCCACGCCCCCACCGGCGAGATCTTCGCCCCGGACCCGGCGCGCGGGTTCGACGCCTACCTGCGGGCGGTGAACGCCGGCGGCGGCGCGGGCTGAGGCGGACCGCGCTGCCTGGCGGCGACGGTCTGATCGACGGCTCCGCTTGGCCGCCCCGCCCCGCCATACGCCGGCGTCTGGACGCCGCGCCGCCGGGCGGTGACACTGCCGCCATGGACCTCCACCTGCAGGCCGACCAGGACTTCGGCGCCGACCCGGACACCGTCTTCGCGCTGGCGCTGGATGCCGCGCGGTTCCCGGAATTCTTCACCGGCTTCGGACCGATCCCCGCCGTCCGCCAGATCACCGCGCATGCGCCGCCCGCGGTCGGCAGCACGCGCGAGCTGATCAACGGGGACGGCTCGCGCCTGCACGAACGCATCACCGCGCTGGACGCGCCGCGCCACCACGCCTACACGCTGACCGGGCTGCGGCCGCCGCTGGCTTGGCTGGTACGGGCCGGGCACGCCAACTGGCGCTTCACCCCGACCGCGCACGGCACGCACGTGCGCTGGCAGTACCGCTGGACGCTGACCTCGCCGCTGGCCTGGCCGCTGGCCGCGCCGCTGCTGCGGGTCTTCATGCGCGGCGCGATGGCGCGCTGCCTGGCCGCGATGGCCGCGGCGCTGGCCGATGCGCCGGCCCGCGCACTCCCCCCGCACATCCGCACGGAGCACTGAGCATGGAGAAATGGATCCTGCTGGGCATGGGCCCGGTCTTCGTGCTGCTGATCGGGCTGGAAGCCTGGTACTGGCGCCGCCGCCGCCCCGACGCGTACAGCCTGGTCGACACGCTCTCCAACGCGGGCCTGGCGCTGATGCACCAGGCCGCCGACGCCGTGGCCTGGGCGCTGGTGCTCGGCCTGTACTACGCGGTGTACCAGTACCGCGTGTTCGATTGGCCGGCGACGTGGTGGAGCATCGCCGCGCTGTTCGTGCTGCAGGACTTCCTCTATTACTTCTTCCACCGGGCCAGCCATCGCGTGCGCTGGCTGTGGGCCTCGCATGTCACCCACCATTCCTCCGAGCGGCTGAACCTGTCGACCGCGTTCCGGCAGAGCCTGACCTACCCGATCTCGGGCATGTGGGTGTTCTGGCTGCCGCTGGCGTGGCTGGGCTTCGCGCCGGCGCACATCGTGGCGGTGGTGGCGATCAACCTGGGCTTCCAGTTCTTCGTGCACACGCAGGCGGTCGGCCGCCTGGGCTGGCTGGAGCACGTGATCAACACGCCCTCCACGCACCGCGTGCACCACGCCCGCAACCCGCGCTACATCGACCGCAACTACGCCGGCGTGCTGGTGATCTGGGACCGGCTGTTCGGCACCTACGTACCCGAAGACGACGCCGAACCGTGCCAGTACGGCATCGTCGGCCAGGTGCACGGCCACAACCCGATCACGCTCACCTTCCACGAATGGATCGCGATGCTGCGCGACGCGCGGCGCGCCGGGTCGCTGCGCGCGGCGCTGGGGCAACTGGTGTGCCCGCCGGAGCGGGCGCTGTCGCACCCGGCGCGGAAACCGGCGGTCGCTCCTGCCGTGGCGGACGCGGACGCGCTGGGCGCCGGACTCGAATCGGCCGAGGTCTGATCAGCCGGGCTCCTATCAGCGAGCCCCGATCAGCCGAGCTTCGATCAGCGAGCGCCGATCAGCGAGCCCCGATCATCCGAGCACCGGACCGCCGAACTCAGATCACCCGCAGCGTGATCGCCTTGAGCACGGCGCGCGTGCGGTCGCGGGTGTCGAGCTTTTCCAGGATCACCGAGACGTAGTTCTTCACCGTGCCCTCGGCCAGGAACAGCGAGCGGGCGATTTCCTTGTTCGAGTAGCCGCCGGCCAGCAGGCGCAGGATCGCCACCTCGCGTTCGCTGAAGCGTTCCTTGGGCGCCTCCTGCGCGTGGTACTGGTAGCGCGCGCGCACCGCGTCGGTGCTGACCGGCTGCAGCAGCGTCTCGCCGCGCGCCACGCGCGTGATCGCGTCGCGCAGGTCGTCGGGGGCGGCGTCCTTGAGCAGGAAACCCTGCGCACCGGCCTGGGTGGCGCGCAGCAGCAGTTCGCTGTCGTCGAACGTGGTCAGCAGCAGGACGGGTGTCGTGTGGCCGGCGTCGCGCAGCCGCTGCAGGGCTTCGATGCCGTCCATGCCCGGCATGCGGATGTCGCTGAGCACGACGTCGACGGCGTGGGCCGCCAGGCCGTCGAGCAGGGCCTGGCCGTGGTCGGCTTCGAAGGCGATCACGATCCCCTGCCGTTCCAGCAGCGCGCGCAGCCCGGCGCGGACCAGCGCCTGGTCGTCGGCCAGGGCGATGGTGATCGGCGCGGTGGTGTTCGGCGCGTCGGTGATCGGCGCGGTCGTGCCCGGCGCGTTGGTGGTGGGCGGCGCGGTCACAGCGGCAGGCTCGCATCGATGCGCAGCGCGCCGCGCGCCGTGGTCGACAGCGCCAGCGTGCCGCCGGCGGCCGCCAGGCGCTCGCGCATGCCGGACAGGCCGTTGCCCTCGCGGATCGCGCCGCGCAGCTGGCCGTCGTCCTCCACCCGCACGGCCAGCCGCGTGCCCTCGCGGTACAGCCGCACCCGCACGCGTTGCGCCTCGCCATGCCGCGCGCTGTTGGTCAGCGCTTCCTGGACCAGCCGCAGCACGGCCTCGGCCACCGCCGGGTCGCTCACCTGCACGTCCGGGGCGATCGACAAGTCGAGCGAGGGACGCGGCATCGGCGCGGCCAGCGCGCGCAGCGCGGTGGCCAGGTCCAGACCGGTCGAATCGCGCAGCGCCTGCACGACATTGCGGATGTCGCCCAGCAGCTCGGCCGACATGCGCTGGGCGATGTCCAGTTCGCTGCGCTGTGCGAAGGCCGGGTCGGCGGCCAGCGCGCGCAGGTTGAGGGTCAACGCGGTGAGCTTGTGGCCGGCGACGTCGTGCAGCTCGCGCGCCACGCGCAGGCGCTCGGCGTCGCGGGCGGCGTCGGCCAGCAGCGCGCGCGTGGCCAGCAGGTCGGCGTTGACCAGGGCCAGCCGGTCGCGCGCCTGCTCGGCGCTGACGGCGTAGAAGGCGCACAGCGCGGCGAACATCTGGAAGCCGAAGTTGATCACGGTGACCGACAGCGGCGAGCTGTAGCCGGCATCGCGGATCAGCAGGTAATAGACGACGTCGACCAGCAGCACGGCGACCAGCGCCCGCCGCAGCGACTGCATGGCCATCTGCGCCGTCCAGATCACCAGCAGCACCTGCGCGGTGCCCGGTCGCGGGTCGGCCCAGATCAGCACCATCGACACCACCAGCTCGAACGCCAGCAGCAGCTGGTAGGCCGGGTTGCGCCGCTGCTCCGGGCCCCCGCCCATCAGGCTCTGGGCGAGGAATGCCAGCAGCCAGGCCACCAGCAGCGTCCAGCCCAGCCATTGCCGGTCCGGGCTCATGAAGCGCATCGACACGGCGACTGCCAGCCACGTCAGCACGGCGGCCAGGTTGAGCGGTTCGAGCAGGTTGCGCAGGCGTTGCGTCATGTCCGCATGCTGCGGGCGCGCGGCAAGCGGTGCAATGCCGCCGGCGCCGAAAGTGACTTCCGGCAGGTCGCGGCGATGACCGCGGGCACTGCGCGCCTGCCGGCGGCGGCGCGACGCTGTGGCTCCACCACCCACGCACGCCGGAGCGCGTCATGACCGCCTACCAGATCCTCGTCGCCTCGCACGTGGCCGCCGGCACGCTGGCGCTGGCCACCTTCTGGAGCGCGGCCGCGCTGCGCAAGGGCAGCCCGCTGCACCGGCGCGCGGGCCAGCTCTACCTGCTCGCGATGCTCGGCATCATCCTCAGCGGCCTGCCGCTGGCGGTGGTGCGCGTGGTCGAGGGCCACCCCGTGACGGCCGCGTTCCTGGGCTACCTGGTGGTGATCACGGCCGGCGGCACCTGGACCGCCTGGCGGGCGGTGCGCGACAAGCGCGATGTCGCCCGGTTCACCGGCCCGGTCTACGCGACGCTGGGATGGCTGTCGCTGCTGAGCGGGGCGGGCGTGCTGGCGCTGGGCCTCAAGGTGGGCTCGCCGCTGCTGATGGGCTTCTCGTCCGTCGGCCTGTTCGCCGGCCAGGACATGCTGCGCAAGCGCCGCGACACCACGCGCCTGACGAGCCGGCCGAACTGGTGGTTCGTCGAGCACTACACCGCGATGCTCGGCAATGGCGTGGCTACGCACATCGCCTTCCTCGGCATCGGGTTGCCGCGCCTGTTTCCCGCGGTGGACGGCGTCGCGCTGCATTACACGGCCTGGTTCGGCCCGCTGGTGGTGGCGCTGGCTGCCAAGCTGCTGCTGGACCGCCGCTACAAGCCCAAGGCCCGCCCGGTCGCGCAGCCGGCGATCGCGTGAAGGCAAGCCGGACCTGATCGCCCGCGGACGGTGGCACACGCTGATCGCACAGCCCCCCGCCTCGCGGGCCCACAGGACGGATCTCACAGCCCGCTGGGCCACGTCTCCGGCGGTTCGTCGCCCGGCGCCCAGGCGGCCGGGTCGAGCGGCTCCAGCGCCGTGGTTTCGTCCAGGTGCACCAGCCAATCGAACTGGTCGGGCAGGCGCACGTCGAAATAGTGGCTGTAGCGCTCGGTCTGCGGCCGGTAGATCACGCCGATGGCGCGCTGCAGGCGCGGCGTGCGCAGCGCGTGGCGCAGCTCCGGGTCGTGCAGGTCGAGCTGGAACGCCGGCAGCCGCGTGCCGTGGAACAGCGCCTCGAAGCTGCCGGGCAGGCCGGCGCGCACGTTGCGCGTCTGGGCCGGATCGTCCCAGTCGTGCGCGGCGGTGACCGTGCCGCGGTAGGTGCTGAAGCCCACCAGCAGGCTGTCACCGCCGTGGCGCTGGCGCACCAGCTGGCCCAGGTTGAGTTCGCCCTGCTCGCCCATCTGCGTGGCACGCGCGTCGCCCAGGTGGGAGTTGTGCGCCCACACGACGATCTTCGCCCGCGCCGCGCCACGGGCGCCGCGGTCGACCAGCGCCTGCAGGGTTTCCATCATGTGCGTGTCGCGCAGGTTCCACGAGGACTGGCGCCCGCGGAACATCGTGCGGTAGTACGCCTCGGCATTGCGCACCAGGCGCGCGTTCTGTTCGGCGAAGAACAGCGCCTCGTCGTCCTCGCCGCTGGCGAGCTGCGCCGCGCGCGACAGTTCCAGCAGCTGCGCGACGACCTCGTCCTCGCAGCTCAGGCCCAGGTCGATGCTGGCGGCGTGGCCATAGGCCTGCGGGTCATCGCCGAAGTGGTCGAAGCAGGCGTAGCGTTCGCGCGCGCGGCGCTCGCCGTCCGGATCGGTGCGATGCAGGTAGTCGAGCACGGCCTGGATGGAACTGTGCAGGCTGTAGAGGTCGAGCCCGTAGAAGCCGACCCGCGCATCCGGCGACAGCGCGTCGTTGTGGGCGCGCAGCCAGTCGACGAAGCCGCGCACCACGGTGTTGCGCCACATCCAGGTCGGAAAGCGCAGGAATCCCGCCAGGGCCTGGTCGGCGTCCGCGTCCTGCGGATCGCCGCGGACATGGCGGTTGACCCGGTAGGCGTCGGGCCAGTCGGCCTCCACCGCCACCGCGGTGAAGCCCAGCTCGGTGATCAGGCGGCGGGTGATGTCCGCGCGCAGCTGGTAGAACTCCTGCGTGCCGTGCGAGGCCTCGCCCAGCAGCACCAGCGAGGCGGCGCGGGCACGCTCGATCAGGGCGTCGAAGTCGTCGGGCGTGCCCCGCAGCGGCATCGCGCGCCGCTGCACGACCAGGTCGGCGTCCTGCGCCGGGGCGTGCACGGGCGCGGCGGCGCGCGCGAGGAGGTCGCGCACTTCGGCGTCTTCGGTGGCGTCGAATTCGCCGTACCACAGGCCGACGCTGCCGAAGGGCTCGGGGGTGTGCAGGCAGACCACCTCGTCGGCGAGCGCCCGCAGCGCCTGGCAGGTGTCCGTGGGCGCGACCGGGACGGCGACCAGGATGCGCGCCGGTGGCGTCGGCGCCTGGCGCAGGGCCGTCACCGCCGCGCGCATCGAGGCGCCCGTGGCCAGTCCGTCGTCGACCAGGATGACGGTGCGCCCTGCCAGCTCCGGTGCGGGCCGGTCACCGCGGTATGCCTGCTCCCGCCGCGCCAGTTCGCGTTGTTCGCGCGCGACGACGTCCTGCATCGCGCCGGCCTCCAGTTCCAGCAAGGCCAGCACGTCGGGATTGAGGACGGTGACGCCGCCGCTGGCGATCGCGCCCATCGCCACCTCTTCCTGTCCGGGCACGCCGAGCTTGCGCACGACGAACACGTCCAGTGGCAGGCGCAGCTGCATGGCGACCTCGTAGGCCACCGGCACGCCACCACGCGGCAGCGCCAGCACGATCGCGGCGCGGCGTCCGGCATGGGCGTGGAGGGCGCGCGCGAGGGCACGACCGGCGTCGCGGCGGTCCTCGAAACTCATGCGCCGGCTCCGGCACGGCGCCCGGGGACGCCACCTTGACGATGGCGCCGGCGATGCCCCGCGCTCCGCGCGCGGGGGGGCCGGGGATCGCGGGCACGCGTCCATGGGCCGGACGGTAGGCGGGGCGCGGTGAGTGCCCTGCGAATGCTGCGCGGGCCCGGGCTCCTGGCCTGGGGGGCGTCGCCAGGGCGGTTGGCCGGAATCGGAGCCCGACCGCGTGGCCGCTGCCATCGCCTTCGGGCGTTTCTCCCGATTACGCGCGTGCGTCGGAACCTCCGGCGCCGCTCTACCTCTGAACGGGAGCGCCAAACGATGATTCGCGAGATCCTGGCCGCCATGACGGCGGCCGTGGTGGGTGTGTGTGCGGTGCAGGATGCAGTGACGCTACCGGGCGCGGTGCCCGCGTCGACGCGCCTCCACTCGGTTTCATCACCGGCACCGGCGCTCGACGACGCTGCCCAGGGCCCGCGCGCTGCAGACGTACGCGTCGCTGCCGCTGGGCTTCGAGCCCAATGTCGGGCAGACCGATCCGCGCGTGCGCTTCATCGCCCGCGGGCTGGGCTACAGCCTGTTCCTGACACCCGAAGCAGCGGTGCTGCGCCTGCCGGGCCAGGGGAGCGATGCCGGCGCCGTGCTGCGCATGGCGCTGGAGGGGGCCAACGCGGCGCCCAGGATGGCCGGCCACGGCCAGCAACCCGGCGCGTCCCATCATTACCGCGGCGCCGATCCGTCGCAGTGGCGGCAGGCGTCGCGCTACTCGCGCGTGTCCTACGACGAGGTCTATCCGGGCATCGACTTGGTCTACTACGGCAACAACCGGCAGCTGGAATACGACTTCATCGTCGCTCCCGGACGCGACCCGGACCGCATCGTGATGCGCTTCGACGGCGCCTCGCCGAAGGTGGATGCCGACGGCAAGCTCGTCCTCACCACGCCGCAGGGCGCGCAGCTGCAGCAGCGCGAACCCGTGCTGTACCAGGACATCGCGGGCCGCCGCGTCGCGGTGCAGGGTCGCTACCGGCTGCTCGGCGACAACCGCGTCGGCTTCGCCGTCGGCGCGCATGACCCCGCGCACGCGCTGGTGATCGACCCGGTGATCGACTATTCGGGCTGGCTCGAGGCCAGCGAAAGCGACTGGGCGACCGGCATGGCGGTGGACCGCGCCGGCAACGTGTACCTGACCGGTCGCACGCTGTCCTCCGACTTCCCGACCACGGTCACCGGCGACGCCCCCGGCCCGCTGGATGCGTTCGTCACCCGGATCAACGCCGCCGGCAACGCGCTGACCTTCAGCGCCTACATCGGCAGCTGGTTCTCCGACGAGGCCAATGCGATCGCGGTCGACGCGGCCGGCAGCATGTACATCACCGGCTCCACGCGCGGCTCGGCCACGTCCACACCGGCCTTCCCGCTGGTCAATGCGATCCAGACGGCCAATGCCGGTTTCGACGATGCCTGGGTGATGAAGCTCAATGCCGCCGGCAGCATCGTCTACAGCACGCTGCTGGGCGGCACCATGTTCGACTTCGGCCAGGCGATCGCGGTGGATGCGAGCGGGCAGGCGTACGTGGCAGGCACCACGCAGTCGGTCGACTTCCCGACCAAGGCCGCCCGCCAGCCCGCCAACGGCGGCGGCGGCAACCGCGATGCCTTCCTGTTCAAGCTCAACGCCGCGGGCGGACTGATCTTCAGCACCTACCACGG
This genomic interval carries:
- a CDS encoding NIPSNAP family protein yields the protein MDTNHTAPGAVVAGADATDVHAADADGRHGFDFLHGRWQVRNERLRERLVGSSDWETFDALQECRPLLDGLGNIDGMRTDWGGGFEGMSLRLFDPGSRQWRIWWASNRDGQLDPAVTGTFRDGHGEFTGHAHEAGTPVLMRFTWDCSHATVAHWQQAFSTDEGASWETNWHMWLRRLGDDGRLLHHDAVVELRQYTMQPGQRDALVALFEREFIEPQETVGMHVIGQFQDLDDPDRFVWLRGFPSMPARRDALDAFYSGHAWQRHRTAANATIVDNDDVLLLRPVAADSGLAAAQPRAADGDAVRPAGALGVGICALAPDQGPEQAQAFADRFARDWAPRLREAGAQVLATLVTEAAANTYPRLPVREGERVFVWLARFDDVAALDGGLAQLRGDAAWREAIAAALLDELAAVPQWLRLAPTARSELR
- a CDS encoding helix-turn-helix transcriptional regulator — protein: MRRADRLFLLIHALRGRRSAITAVQLATTLQVSPRTVYRDVADLQLSGVPIEGEAGVGYVLRKGADIPPLMFNAEELEALVVGTRFVRAFGGERLGRGATAALLKIEAVLPPELRERSQRTRIFAPEVGDRIENTGLIDALHAAIGAMQVLRLDYRDGQGAVSAREVEPLALAFWGGTLTLGAWCRLRGDFRNFRPDRIVRHAPTGEIFAPDPARGFDAYLRAVNAGGGAG
- a CDS encoding SRPBCC family protein, which codes for MDLHLQADQDFGADPDTVFALALDAARFPEFFTGFGPIPAVRQITAHAPPAVGSTRELINGDGSRLHERITALDAPRHHAYTLTGLRPPLAWLVRAGHANWRFTPTAHGTHVRWQYRWTLTSPLAWPLAAPLLRVFMRGAMARCLAAMAAALADAPARALPPHIRTEH
- a CDS encoding sterol desaturase family protein, with the translated sequence MEKWILLGMGPVFVLLIGLEAWYWRRRRPDAYSLVDTLSNAGLALMHQAADAVAWALVLGLYYAVYQYRVFDWPATWWSIAALFVLQDFLYYFFHRASHRVRWLWASHVTHHSSERLNLSTAFRQSLTYPISGMWVFWLPLAWLGFAPAHIVAVVAINLGFQFFVHTQAVGRLGWLEHVINTPSTHRVHHARNPRYIDRNYAGVLVIWDRLFGTYVPEDDAEPCQYGIVGQVHGHNPITLTFHEWIAMLRDARRAGSLRAALGQLVCPPERALSHPARKPAVAPAVADADALGAGLESAEV
- a CDS encoding response regulator, which gives rise to MTIALADDQALVRAGLRALLERQGIVIAFEADHGQALLDGLAAHAVDVVLSDIRMPGMDGIEALQRLRDAGHTTPVLLLTTFDDSELLLRATQAGAQGFLLKDAAPDDLRDAITRVARGETLLQPVSTDAVRARYQYHAQEAPKERFSEREVAILRLLAGGYSNKEIARSLFLAEGTVKNYVSVILEKLDTRDRTRAVLKAITLRVI
- a CDS encoding sensor histidine kinase; the encoded protein is MTQRLRNLLEPLNLAAVLTWLAVAVSMRFMSPDRQWLGWTLLVAWLLAFLAQSLMGGGPEQRRNPAYQLLLAFELVVSMVLIWADPRPGTAQVLLVIWTAQMAMQSLRRALVAVLLVDVVYYLLIRDAGYSSPLSVTVINFGFQMFAALCAFYAVSAEQARDRLALVNADLLATRALLADAARDAERLRVARELHDVAGHKLTALTLNLRALAADPAFAQRSELDIAQRMSAELLGDIRNVVQALRDSTGLDLATALRALAAPMPRPSLDLSIAPDVQVSDPAVAEAVLRLVQEALTNSARHGEAQRVRVRLYREGTRLAVRVEDDGQLRGAIREGNGLSGMRERLAAAGGTLALSTTARGALRIDASLPL
- a CDS encoding DUF2306 domain-containing protein, with amino-acid sequence MTAYQILVASHVAAGTLALATFWSAAALRKGSPLHRRAGQLYLLAMLGIILSGLPLAVVRVVEGHPVTAAFLGYLVVITAGGTWTAWRAVRDKRDVARFTGPVYATLGWLSLLSGAGVLALGLKVGSPLLMGFSSVGLFAGQDMLRKRRDTTRLTSRPNWWFVEHYTAMLGNGVATHIAFLGIGLPRLFPAVDGVALHYTAWFGPLVVALAAKLLLDRRYKPKARPVAQPAIA
- a CDS encoding erythromycin esterase family protein, which produces MSFEDRRDAGRALARALHAHAGRRAAIVLALPRGGVPVAYEVAMQLRLPLDVFVVRKLGVPGQEEVAMGAIASGGVTVLNPDVLALLELEAGAMQDVVAREQRELARREQAYRGDRPAPELAGRTVILVDDGLATGASMRAAVTALRQAPTPPARILVAVPVAPTDTCQALRALADEVVCLHTPEPFGSVGLWYGEFDATEDAEVRDLLARAAAPVHAPAQDADLVVQRRAMPLRGTPDDFDALIERARAASLVLLGEASHGTQEFYQLRADITRRLITELGFTAVAVEADWPDAYRVNRHVRGDPQDADADQALAGFLRFPTWMWRNTVVRGFVDWLRAHNDALSPDARVGFYGLDLYSLHSSIQAVLDYLHRTDPDGERRARERYACFDHFGDDPQAYGHAASIDLGLSCEDEVVAQLLELSRAAQLASGEDDEALFFAEQNARLVRNAEAYYRTMFRGRQSSWNLRDTHMMETLQALVDRGARGAARAKIVVWAHNSHLGDARATQMGEQGELNLGQLVRQRHGGDSLLVGFSTYRGTVTAAHDWDDPAQTRNVRAGLPGSFEALFHGTRLPAFQLDLHDPELRHALRTPRLQRAIGVIYRPQTERYSHYFDVRLPDQFDWLVHLDETTALEPLDPAAWAPGDEPPETWPSGL